The Bdellovibrio bacteriovorus W nucleotide sequence TAAAGTTGCGATCTATGATGACTTGATTCGTGCCGAGTTTCATTTTCTTGATATTAAAGAAATAGGAATTATCAAAAGCTGGGAGGGATTAGTTTCTTTTGAACTCAAAGATAAAATGATTCAGGTCGATAAAGATGGATTATTGAAGAATACACTAGATTCTATTTCCGTTATTTCACCAACAAGAAATTCTAAAGAATCAATTGAGTGGTTAGCACAGTCCTTAGTGAACTCTCTGGTATACACATCACATTTGATTGGAAGAAAAGAGTGGGCCCATGCACATATGACATTCTCATATATTCAAAAATTTACTTTATGGTTAATGAGGGTAGAAGCCTTAGCTTTTGATCATTGGGAGAGTCCTTCTAAGAGTATCGAAAAAGATATTCCTAAGAAGATGTATGAGAAATATGAAAAAGTTTGTCCAGCTCTCGATCCGGAAGCGGTAACTGCCAGCTTTAGAAGCTCTGTCGAAATTGCAGGAGAATTATTCTTGAATCTCGAAGTTAATCAAGAGATTACTTTGATGTTAGAGAAAATCCGTAGAAGGATAGATTAGGCTCTTCTCGGTTCATGGTGGAATGCTAGGCGTTAGGACCTTTGGATAAAGGGATCCACTCAAATCCTAGAACTCTTTAAGATTTTAGTTACGAAGCTAAATTTTAAAGAAAAAGAGGCTAAGAATGGATCCCAAATGGGAATCTACCAATCGTTTTATACTTTTACCAGAACTGAAAATCATAACTCACTGGGAACATAGTAAATTTAGAACCCATTACAAATGCAGTAAAGAATCAGAGTTCGAAGTTTGCCCAAAGTGCGCCACTCCAAGCCGATCAGTGCATGACCGCAGATGGGTTAAGATTGCCGATCATCCTATTCGAGGAGCAGGTATATATCTTCATGTCTTGAAACGAAGGTTCCGCTGTCCGGGTTGTAAGAAAGTCTTCACAGAACCTCTTAATGGCGTTCGTAAGGGCTTTAAAACCACGGAACGTTACAGAAGAGGACTTCGGTGGGCTTGTGAGAACTTTAAAGATTTAAAGCGAGTCCAAAGGGCCTATGGATGTTCAGCATGGTTAACCCATAAGGTTTTTTATGAGCAACTTGAGATCAAGTATCGAGAACGAATGAATAATCCATGGGGAACTCGTATCGGTATTGATGAACACACATGGCGCAAAAAAAGAAGTAAGAACGGCATAACTGAGTTTGCTTCAATGATTGTGGATCACGATCGAAAAAGAGTTGCAGAGGTCGTCAATGGCAAGACCGTACAAGCTCTTAAGGATGCACTTTCATATATCCCTGGTCGAGAGCGAGTTAAAGAAGTCAGCATTGATATGTGTGATCCTTTTAAAAAATTTGCTCGTGAGTTTTTCCCGAATGCCAAACTTACAGCAGACAAATTCCACGTTCTTCGCTTAGCCAACCCTATGATCAATAAAGCCCGTACTGAAATCACAGGAGATCAAAGATCAAACCCAGTTCGAACTCTGTTGTTAAGGAATAGACACCGCTTAAAGTATTTTGAACGATCTGCTTTGGATCAGTGGTTAAGCCATCATCCAAAGCTGAAAGAAATCTATTGGTATAAGGAAGCCCTCCATCAACTCTATCGAACCAAGGGGCTTCGGCGCGCTTCGCGCGCCCTCATAAACCTTACTGACCGAATGGCCCTTTCTAAACTTCCTGAGATTAAGAAACTACGTAAAACTCTTATGAAATGGCGACCTGAGATATTAAATTACTTTGAAACGGGATTGACGAATGCGAGAACTGAAGGCTACAACCGACGCGCAAAGGGCGAACAATACAATGCTTTTGGAGTTCGCAACTTTATTAACTACAGACTTCGTCTGCTAAATCTTTGAGATGTTTGGGATTTTGAGTGAGCTCCACCATCGACCGAGTAGAACCGTAGAACCGTAGAACCAGATTTGCTAAGGAAAAAAAATGGGGTGAGTAACGGGGCTTGAACCCGCGACACTCGGAATCACAATCCGATGCTCTACCAACTGAGCTATACCCACCACAAAGGAAGATTCTTTATAGAGCTTTCGGATTTAAAGTGCAAGCAGGATTTTAGCTGCTCGGCAGAAAAATTGCCTTCAAGTGTCGTTTAAATTCAGTTGAAGTTGTATTTTAAGAGTAGATGAGTGTTCAGAGCCTTAAGTTGCACGTAATATCAGCAAATACGGATATCGTGTCCGAGATCTCGGACTCAAATTTTAGAATAAATGACCAACCACGAGCTCTAGGCGGCTTAAAATTCAATTCAGACTGGTCCCTTAATCGCAACTCTCTTCCTGTATCAATCAATCGAACAGGAGAAAGAAATGAAAAAACAAACAACGAATAAAGCGCTAGTGATGGCTGTTGTGTTAGCAACTGGGGCTTATGCTGAAGCCCAAGCCCTTAATTCTATCGAGGTTCAATCAGTAAGGGGTGTATTGCGTGCTCTAAACATCGATGAATCTCAATTGTCGAATCAGGACATTGAACAATTAAAAGATCAAGGAAACCGTCTTCGTTTTTACGAAAAATCAAAAGCGGAATACGAACAGAAGCTGCGTGATGGAACTATTTATCGAACTTGCGGCGCAGGTTCTCATGGTGGTGATGGAGATCCGGTTTAATATTTAATGTGGAGATTGCTGTTATGAGAAAGACTATCGCGCAGATTGTAAATGTACGGGAGTTCGCAAACACAAAGCCTCTCGTTCTTTTAGAGATGGTCTACGACGATCTAGTCCGGCTCTTACGATTTATTCATCGAAGTCAAAGGAGCGGTTCTTTAAAAGAACCGTTCTATTTCACAAATCGCATTAGCTACCTTGATGAAATGTGGCACCACTTTATCTTACAAACAAGAAGCTATCATGAGTTCTGCAATAAAGAATTTGGGGAGTATCTTCATCACGAAGTGAGTTTGCCGAGTAACGCTGGTACGGGGGAGAGTATTGGGAGTGAAAGAATCATTACATCACAAATGGCCCTTTTAGAAGCTCATCTCGGCGCAGATTTTATCCATCGAATACTTTTCATATATCCAGAACTTTTAAAGAGAGAAGAAAATGTTTAAAAAAGATCTTGGCAATGGGTTTTTCATTAAAGATATTTCGTCTAAGGAACTTGAAGTACTCTTAAAAAAGCACTTTGAGGCGCTCTTCTTTAATCGCATAGAAAACTCGGTCCCGACTCCGAGTGCTGCTAATGAAAAACTTTTCGTTCGAAAGAAAGAGTGGCAAAGGTTTGTTTTAAGACTGGGTCTTTTTTATCAAGACCAGATAGTCGGTTGGCACTATGGCCACGCATCAGATGCTGAAACTTATTATATGCAAAACTCGGCTATTCTTCCTGAGTATCGTAATCAAGGTTTGTACGAAAAGCTTCTTCTAGCGGTTCTTGAGAGAGTTCAAGAAGAAGAGTTTCAAGTCATCACTAGTTTGCATCATCCTAATAACGCTGCTGTTTTAATTCCGAAACTAAAAGCGGGATTTATAATTTCAGGCATGCAGTTTCATGAACGTTTCCGCTCGTTGATCGAGCTTAGGTATATTTTTGATTTGCGACGACGTCAGGATCTTTGCAGAAATATGGGATTGGATTTCTAAATAGAGAGGTCGGTCAGTTAAGAAAAAATCGTTCTCAGGGAGTTGTATGGTAATTAAAAAAATATTAATCAATTTTTTGAACACCAGGCCCCAGTTAGGGGATTGAAAGGAAGGACTTTATATGGACAGTTCTAGTTATATAGAAATCATTAAATATGTCTGAAGCTATTGGTCTATACTGAAAATAATAAACGTTTCTATGAGTTAAATACATATTTAGTTCAGATCCATGAAGAGGATAGATTTCTTCACCAAGCTTTTGTTCTATTCCATAATACTCTGAATTCTCAGAGGCAAGATACCTGTCTTGAAAAGTCATTCTTGAGTTGTAAATTAATTTCAAGTATTCAAATGGCTGAACCCTTAGATCTGTTCTTTGACCAATAGCCCCAGAAGGAAGCGTTGGTGTGGGAAGTTCTTGAGCGGCGCAAGTAGATCCAATTAAATTATATCCAGAATTACAAGCAGCAGTTCCTGTTAATGCAACACAACTTTCCCAATTCGTACTCCATGATTGAAGTCCATCTCTACCTGGGACATGCGTGGCTCATTGTACCTACTTTTCTTATCTCATTTGGCAGAGTTATAATTTTTGAATATGCATTTTTCTTGTAAAAAGCTCTACTTTAAAAATCAAGAGATGTTCTAATTTGAGATGGCTAATAGTTTAAAAGTTTATTTTTCATCAGAACTTTATCAAACTAACAAATGTTGAGTGTTGTAAGCTATTATTTAACTCAAAGCTCCCAGATTATTTGTGGAGATTTTTTATAGCAAACTGACTGGAAGTGAATATTCATAAAATCTTAAAAGTATGTTTTTTTAAAGGAGTTGCGTAGGTGGATGAAATCAATAAAGCCTTAGTGGTACCATTTGAAGATATCAGGAATGGGATTACAAGGGCGCGTAGTCGGGTAATGAGCAAAATACATCCCTTGAGGTACGGCCTAGCTTGCTACGGTAATCTTTGTAAGCTCGATGAAAGATTTCTTTTAATCTCTGAGGATTTCAAAGAGAAGGTTTTTCTGAAGGCGCTAGGAATTGAAATTCTTAGTAAAAACTTACATACAGTAGATAGTTCTAAACTGTGTTATCCAAAACAGGAAGATATAAGTAAAGGTATCCGATATTTCTATAGCGCAGTTAAAGAAGAAATAGGAAGTCTGAATCCCGTTGAAGCGCAATTACTCATTAGTTTAATACTAAAAACTGAATCTTAAGATAGACTACTAAGTTTATTTCTCCATAAAGTGTATTCCACTAGCGATGTATTTGCATATTGGGAGAAACCTCATTTCCTCCAATAAGGTCATAAGTTGGATTTTTTTTGATGATTC carries:
- a CDS encoding LinF (COG1708 Predicted nucleotidyltransferases) — encoded protein: MISQVKESSLLDPNIRSVFMYGSFIKGEGDKYSDIEFYIFLTDTENFDEKHWVAQLGKVDLFFKNEFGTKVAIYDDLIRAEFHFLDIKEIGIIKSWEGLVSFELKDKMIQVDKDGLLKNTLDSISVISPTRNSKESIEWLAQSLVNSLVYTSHLIGRKEWAHAHMTFSYIQKFTLWLMRVEALAFDHWESPSKSIEKDIPKKMYEKYEKVCPALDPEAVTASFRSSVEIAGELFLNLEVNQEITLMLEKIRRRID
- a CDS encoding transposase (COG3464 Transposase and inactivated derivatives) — its product is MDPKWESTNRFILLPELKIITHWEHSKFRTHYKCSKESEFEVCPKCATPSRSVHDRRWVKIADHPIRGAGIYLHVLKRRFRCPGCKKVFTEPLNGVRKGFKTTERYRRGLRWACENFKDLKRVQRAYGCSAWLTHKVFYEQLEIKYRERMNNPWGTRIGIDEHTWRKKRSKNGITEFASMIVDHDRKRVAEVVNGKTVQALKDALSYIPGRERVKEVSIDMCDPFKKFAREFFPNAKLTADKFHVLRLANPMINKARTEITGDQRSNPVRTLLLRNRHRLKYFERSALDQWLSHHPKLKEIYWYKEALHQLYRTKGLRRASRALINLTDRMALSKLPEIKKLRKTLMKWRPEILNYFETGLTNARTEGYNRRAKGEQYNAFGVRNFINYRLRLLNL
- a CDS encoding hypothetical protein (COG4278 Uncharacterized conserved protein); amino-acid sequence: MRKTIAQIVNVREFANTKPLVLLEMVYDDLVRLLRFIHRSQRSGSLKEPFYFTNRISYLDEMWHHFILQTRSYHEFCNKEFGEYLHHEVSLPSNAGTGESIGSERIITSQMALLEAHLGADFIHRILFIYPELLKREENV
- a CDS encoding hypothetical protein (COG0454 Histone acetyltransferase HPA2 and related acetyltransferases) yields the protein MFKKDLGNGFFIKDISSKELEVLLKKHFEALFFNRIENSVPTPSAANEKLFVRKKEWQRFVLRLGLFYQDQIVGWHYGHASDAETYYMQNSAILPEYRNQGLYEKLLLAVLERVQEEEFQVITSLHHPNNAAVLIPKLKAGFIISGMQFHERFRSLIELRYIFDLRRRQDLCRNMGLDF
- a CDS encoding hypothetical protein (COG0457 FOG: TPR repeat), whose product is MDEINKALVVPFEDIRNGITRARSRVMSKIHPLRYGLACYGNLCKLDERFLLISEDFKEKVFLKALGIEILSKNLHTVDSSKLCYPKQEDISKGIRYFYSAVKEEIGSLNPVEAQLLISLILKTES